The Henckelia pumila isolate YLH828 unplaced genomic scaffold, ASM3356847v2 CTG_461:::fragment_3, whole genome shotgun sequence genome window below encodes:
- the LOC140871280 gene encoding uncharacterized protein, with the protein MATLLTYAAFPFSLFPASAARNAVSATSTSAAASQSASVSTNQRKARRKKHQQNDLKSSEDNGYSGNADVNFTPSSAEKLLRLVFMEELMERARNADVSGVSDVIYDMIAAGLTPGPRSFHGLVVSHVLKRDEEGAMHALRRELSEGLRPLHETFLALIRLFGVKGHSTRGLEILAAMEKLNYDIRHAWLLLVEELVKSSHLEVANKVFLKGAEGGLRATDELYDLLIEEDCKAGDHSNALTIAYEMEAAGRMATTFHFNHLLSVQATCGIPEIAFATFENMEYGEDFMKPDTETYNWVIQAYTRAESYDRVQDVAELLGMMIEHHKRLQPNMRTYALLVECFTKYCVINEAIRHFRGLKNFEGGTKFLHYEGQYGDPLALYLRALCREGRIVELLEALEAMAKDNQKIPPRAMILNRKYRTLVSSWIEPLQEEAELGYEVDYIARYIAEGGLTGERKRWVPRRGKTPLDPDAEGFIYSNPRETSFKQKCLEEWKVHHRKLLKTLRNEGPSVLGNVSESDYIRVEERLKKIIRGPEQNTLKPKAASKMIVSELKEELDAQGLPIDGTRNILYQRVQKARRINRSRGRPLWVPPIEEEEEEIDDELDELISRIKLEEGNTEFWRRRFLGEGLNENHSEPLEVKDFEVLDVLEDADGSDDVAKEAEDDEVDDEEEVEMTEIQVGERVKDKEVEAAKPPQMIGVQLLKDSDPTTSSSRKSRRRSSRVSMEDDADDDWFPLDIHEAFKELRNRKVFDVSDMYTIADAWGWTWELELKNKTPRRWSQEWEVELAVKVMTRVIELSGTPTIGDCAMVLRAAVRAPMPAAFLQILQTTHRLGYSFGSPLYDEIIGLCLDLGELDASIAIVADLETTGIKVANETLDRVISARLANENPQNGASQ; encoded by the exons ATGGCTACACTGCTAACGTACGCAGCATTTCCTTTCTCCCTGTTCCCCGCCTCCGCAGCTCGGAACGCCGTCTCTGCCACCTCCACATCCGCCGCAGCATCTCAATCTGCCTCAGTCTCCACCAACCAAAGGAAGGCGCGAAGAAAAAAGCATCAGCAGAACGACTTGAAATCCTCCGAGGACAACGGTTATAGCGGTAATGCAGACGTTAATTTCACGCCTTCAAGCGCAGAGAAATTGCTGAGGCTGGTGTTCATGGAGGAGTTGATGGAACGAGCTCGGAATGCCGACGTTTCGGGGGTATCTGATGTCATTTACGACATGATTGCCGCGGGGCTGACGCCTGGGCCTCGGTCTTTTCATGGATTGGTTGTGTCTCACGTGCTTAAGCGAGATGAAGAAGGCGCT ATGCATGCTCTTAGAAGGGAACTGAGTGAGGGTCTTCGTCCTCTTCACGAAACTTTTCTTGCATTGATTCGATTATTTGGCGTAAAAGGTCATTCTACCAGAGGCCTAGAAATTCTTGCAGCAATGGAGAAACTCAACTATGACATTCGCCATGCTTGGCTTCTTCTCGTCG AGGAGCTGGTGAAAAGTAGTCATCTAGAAGTTGCCAATAAAGTGTTCCTGAAGGGTGCTGAAGGTGGCCTTAGAGCTACAGATGAGCTTTATGATCTCCTAATCGAGGAAGACTGCAAAGCGGGCGATCACTCAAATGCATTGACTATAGCCTACGAAATGGAGGCTGCTGGTAGAATGGCAACTACATTTCATTTCAATCATCTATTGAGCGTGCAG GCTACTTGCGGCATTCCCGAAATTGCTTTCGCTACATTTGAGAACATGGAATATGGAGAAG ATTTTATGAAACCGGACACGGAGACATATAACTGGGTAATCCAAGCGTATACTAGAGCTGAATCATATGACAG GGTTCAAGATGTTGCTGAATTACTTGGGATGATGATTGAACATCATAAGCGCTTGCAACCGAATATGAGAACCTATGC GTTGTTAGTGGAGTGCTTTACGAAGTACTGTGTCATAAATGAAGCAATCAGACATTTTCGTGGTCTAAAAAACTTTGAAGGTGGGACAAAATTTTTACATTACGAGGGGCAATATGGGGATCCACTAGCTTTATACCTCCGTGCATTATGCAGAGAAG GAAGAATAGTTGAGTTACTAGAAGCTCTTGAAGCCATGGCAAAAGATAACCAGAAAATACCACCTAGAGCTATGATCTTAAACAGGAAATATCGGACACTGGTTAGCTCATGGATTGAACCTTTGCAAGAAGAAGCTGAACTTGGATATGAAGTTGATTACATTGCCAG ATATATAGCAGAAGGTGGGCTAACTGGGGAGCGCAAGCGATGGGTTCCACGGAGAGGAAAAACACCTTTAGATCCTGATGCAGAGGGTTTTATATATTCCAACCCTAGGGAGACCTCATTCAAACAAAAATGTCTCGAGGAATGGAAAGTACATCATCGAAAACTTTTGAAAACTTTACGCAATGAAGGACCTTCTGTGTTAGGAAATGTATCTGAATCTGACTACATTAGAGTCGAGGAGAGATTGAAAAAAATCATAAGAGGCCCAGAACAGAATACCCTGAAACCAAAGGCTGCTAGTAAAATGATAGTATCAGAACTTAAGGAAGAGCTGGACGCTCAAGGTTTACCTATTGATGGAACTAGAAACATTCTCTACCAGCGTGTGCAGAAAGCAAGGAGGATAAATCGTTCTAGAGGTAGACCGCTTTGGGTTCCCCCTAttgaagaggaagaagaagag ATTGACGACGAGTTGGATGAATTAATTTCACGCATCAAGTTGGAAGAAGGGAATACAGAGTTCTGGAGACGTCGTTTTCTTGGAGAGGGCCTTAATGAAAATCATAGCGAGCCGTTGGAAGTCAAAGATTTTGAAGTTCTTGATGTCTTAGAAGATGCTGATGGCAGTGATGATGTTGCAAAAGAGGCTGAAGATGATGAGGTGGATGATGAGGAAGAAGTGGAAATGACTGAAATTCAAGTAGGTGAAAGGGTTAAAGATAAAGAAGTTGAAGCTGCCAAGCCACCTCAAATGATTGGAGTGCAATTGTTGAAAGACTCTGACCCAACTACTAGTTCATCAAGAAAATCAAGAAGAAGGTCGTCTAGGGTATCAATGGAG GATGACGCCGACGATGATTGGTTTCCTTTGGATATTCACGAAGCATTCAAGGAACTGAGGAACAGGAAAGTGTTTGATGTATCGGATATGTATACAATAGCTGATGCTTGGGGTTGGACGTGGGAATTGGAACTCAAGAACAAAACTCCCAGACGATGGTCACAGGAATGGGAAGTTGAATTGGCTGTTAAAGTAATGACAAGG gtTATTGAATTGAGTGGAACACCAACTATTGGGGACTGTGCAATGGTACTTAGAGCCGCCGTACGAGCTCCTATGCCGGCAGCCTTCTTGCAGATTCTGCAGACTACACATCGTCTTGGCTATTCATTTGGCAG CCCGTTGTATGATGAAATCATCGGCCTCTGTCT